A single region of the Streptomyces vilmorinianum genome encodes:
- a CDS encoding TIGR03086 family metal-binding protein: MSFGGPAGLFCMEKTTEIDLGPAARRMARLAADIDDERLGDPTPCPDYAVRELLAHVADLSVAFRDAARKDFGPTTATAPASVRPVLDDDWRTALPKALEELAAAWREPGAWEGDTQAGGVELPASVMGRVALDELLIHGWDLARATGQEYEVSEEELAVSEALLSPAEDAAPGEDGFFGPIVAVPEEAPLLDRVIGLSGRRPDWRPK; the protein is encoded by the coding sequence ATGAGTTTCGGCGGGCCGGCCGGTCTGTTCTGTATGGAGAAGACGACGGAGATCGATCTGGGGCCCGCCGCCCGGCGCATGGCGAGGCTCGCGGCGGACATCGACGACGAGCGGCTCGGGGACCCGACCCCGTGTCCCGACTACGCGGTACGGGAGCTGCTCGCCCATGTCGCCGATCTGAGCGTGGCCTTCCGGGACGCGGCCCGCAAGGACTTCGGCCCGACGACCGCCACGGCGCCGGCATCGGTCCGGCCCGTCCTGGACGACGACTGGCGCACCGCGCTGCCGAAGGCGCTGGAGGAGCTGGCGGCGGCCTGGCGCGAGCCGGGCGCCTGGGAGGGGGACACACAGGCGGGTGGGGTCGAACTGCCGGCTTCCGTCATGGGGCGGGTCGCGCTCGACGAACTGCTGATCCACGGCTGGGACCTGGCCCGGGCGACGGGTCAGGAGTACGAGGTGAGCGAGGAGGAACTGGCGGTGTCCGAGGCCCTGTTGAGCCCTGCGGAGGACGCGGCCCCTGGCGAGGACGGCTTCTTCGGCCCGATCGTCGCCGTCCCGGAGGAGGCGCCCCTCCTCGACCGGGTGATCGGCCTGAGCGGGCGCCGGCCGGACTGGCGCCCGAAGTAG
- a CDS encoding fibronectin type III domain-containing protein: MQRPLAASVLTVVAVSLAGCSPAAAKDTRSPTAPTGVTAASGSARTVHVMWSAATDDRAVTGYEVYQQGRKVKDLPATTLMTDIVNLTPATPYTFTVRARDAAGNRSPHSAPVPATTLAATAEDRTPPSTPKNLRATPDGSHAATLTWTPARDDTRVTAYDIHQADARVHTVPGTATTAHITGLRPGTVYSFTVRARDAAENSSPDSDPADLTTTPAPGAAPNTAPTDLKVTSTQGEVTLTWTPPKTGAPVKEHQLFLDDSLATTIVWGADPPPGRATYTFTVPTTPGTRHTLKLRARLPDGTWGDFSAQRTIVVS, translated from the coding sequence GTGCAACGCCCGCTCGCCGCAAGCGTGTTGACCGTTGTCGCCGTCTCGCTCGCGGGCTGCTCCCCGGCCGCCGCCAAGGACACCCGAAGCCCGACCGCCCCCACGGGCGTGACCGCCGCCTCCGGCAGCGCCCGCACCGTCCACGTCATGTGGAGCGCGGCCACCGACGACCGCGCCGTCACCGGCTACGAGGTCTACCAACAGGGCCGCAAGGTGAAGGACCTCCCCGCCACGACGCTCATGACCGACATCGTGAACCTCACGCCCGCCACGCCCTACACCTTCACCGTCCGCGCCCGCGACGCCGCCGGAAACCGCTCCCCGCACAGCGCCCCCGTCCCCGCGACGACGCTGGCCGCGACCGCCGAGGACCGCACGCCCCCGTCCACCCCGAAGAACCTGCGCGCCACCCCCGACGGCAGCCACGCGGCCACCCTGACCTGGACCCCCGCCCGCGACGACACCAGGGTCACCGCGTACGACATCCACCAGGCCGACGCCCGCGTCCACACCGTCCCCGGCACGGCCACCACCGCCCACATCACCGGCCTGCGCCCCGGCACGGTCTACTCCTTCACCGTCCGCGCCCGCGACGCCGCCGAGAACTCCTCCCCGGACAGCGACCCCGCCGACCTCACTACGACCCCGGCCCCGGGCGCCGCCCCCAACACCGCCCCCACGGACCTGAAGGTGACGTCCACCCAGGGCGAGGTCACCCTGACCTGGACCCCACCGAAGACCGGCGCCCCGGTCAAGGAGCACCAGCTCTTCCTCGACGACTCCCTCGCGACGACCATCGTCTGGGGCGCCGACCCCCCACCCGGCCGTGCCACCTACACCTTCACGGTCCCCACCACCCCCGGCACCCGCCACACCCTCAAACTCCGCGCCCGCCTCCCCGACGGCACCTGGGGCGACTTCTCGGCCCAGCGCACGATCGTGGTGAGCTAG
- a CDS encoding nucleobase:cation symporter-2 family protein gives MAATPRVRNDAHDESATDTEDRKHPVDETLPPLKMFTSGLQHVAAMYAGVVAPPLIVGAAVGLSGTELTFLTGASLFTAGLATFLQTLGIWKIGARLPFVNGVTFAGVAPMLAIVDTTDDKADALPVIFGAIIVAGVLGFIAAPYFSKLVRFFPPVVTGTVITLIGVSLLPVAFGWAQGPNPAAEDYGSTTYLTLAAITLVVVLVLRRFTRGFLKQIAVLVGLGLGTLIAIPFGVTDFSPVTEASVVGFPTPFHFGAPQFALAAIISMCVVMLVSMTESTADMLALGEIVERPADEKTIAAGLRADTLGSALSPLFNGFMCSAFAQNIGLVAMTKIRSRFVVACGGAFLVLMGLSPIAASLISVVPRPVLGGAGVVLFGSVAASGIQTLVKAGLEKDNNVLIVAVSLAVGIIPITEPEFYHAFPETAKIILDSGISTGCVAAVLLNLVFNHLGRRRDEDTVTAPMEPGEEISEARTAKAAHVH, from the coding sequence GTGGCCGCCACGCCCAGGGTTCGCAATGATGCACACGACGAAAGCGCCACCGACACGGAAGACCGGAAGCATCCGGTCGACGAGACGCTGCCGCCCCTGAAAATGTTCACCAGCGGCCTGCAGCACGTGGCCGCCATGTACGCGGGGGTGGTGGCCCCGCCCCTGATCGTCGGCGCGGCCGTCGGACTCTCCGGCACCGAACTGACCTTCCTCACCGGAGCCAGCCTCTTCACCGCCGGGCTCGCCACCTTCCTCCAGACGCTCGGCATCTGGAAGATCGGCGCCCGGCTGCCGTTCGTCAACGGCGTCACCTTCGCCGGTGTCGCGCCCATGCTCGCGATCGTCGACACCACCGACGACAAGGCCGACGCCCTCCCGGTCATCTTCGGCGCGATCATCGTCGCCGGCGTGCTCGGCTTCATAGCCGCCCCGTACTTCTCCAAGCTCGTCCGCTTCTTCCCGCCGGTCGTCACCGGCACCGTGATCACCCTCATCGGTGTCTCGCTCCTGCCCGTCGCCTTCGGCTGGGCCCAGGGCCCCAATCCGGCGGCGGAGGACTACGGTTCGACGACCTATCTGACCCTCGCCGCGATCACGCTCGTCGTCGTGCTCGTCCTGCGCCGCTTCACCCGCGGCTTCCTGAAGCAGATCGCCGTCCTCGTCGGCCTGGGTCTCGGCACCCTCATCGCGATCCCGTTCGGCGTCACGGACTTCAGCCCGGTGACCGAGGCGTCCGTCGTCGGCTTCCCGACGCCGTTCCACTTCGGCGCCCCGCAGTTCGCGCTCGCCGCGATCATCTCGATGTGTGTGGTCATGCTCGTCTCGATGACCGAGTCGACCGCCGACATGCTGGCGCTCGGCGAGATCGTCGAGCGGCCGGCCGACGAGAAGACGATCGCGGCCGGACTGCGCGCCGACACGCTCGGCTCGGCCCTCAGCCCGCTCTTCAACGGCTTCATGTGCAGCGCCTTCGCGCAGAACATCGGGCTCGTCGCGATGACGAAGATCCGCAGCCGGTTCGTGGTCGCCTGCGGTGGCGCCTTCCTGGTCCTGATGGGCCTCTCGCCGATCGCCGCCTCGCTGATCTCCGTCGTCCCCCGGCCGGTGCTCGGCGGCGCGGGCGTGGTCCTCTTCGGCTCGGTCGCGGCGAGCGGCATCCAGACCCTCGTCAAGGCCGGTCTGGAGAAGGACAACAACGTGCTGATCGTCGCGGTCTCGCTCGCCGTCGGCATCATCCCGATCACGGAGCCGGAGTTCTACCACGCCTTCCCGGAGACCGCGAAGATCATCCTGGACTCGGGCATCTCGACCGGCTGCGTCGCGGCGGTCCTGCTGAACCTGGTCTTCAACCACCTCGGCAGGCGCCGGGACGAGGACACGGTCACCGCGCCGATGGAGCCGGGCGAGGAGATCTCCGAGGCCCGCACGGCCAAGGCGGCGCACGTCCACTGA
- the pglW gene encoding BREX system serine/threonine kinase PglW, whose amino-acid sequence MTAAGTPAAPKPGPPRKGRWFQPRRSTHTWEQEGLDHIRQLMPTAEPYRAWATFSFTAASGRTNECDLFIAVPGGLYLLELKGHPGRVVNHGDTWQFHADRVRTLRNPLHLTDLKCKELKGQLERAARSMGVDPRSVPFIKPAVFLHDSGLVSGLDEFQRINVYGRNDGASGLGRIWDDLLGKPPERESWRITPQSAQLLEQLMQKIGISHSTAHLRFGDDWRLEPSVLDAGPGWEDRLAVRVDGLVQEEGRVRIYLVEQMAGEAARRAADRAARREYQVLQGITHRGIAQAAQIHQHQGGPAILFRHRHSDLRLDAYLAAYGGKLTPEVRLDLVRQLAEALRYAHNRSLYHRALSARSVYVSAKEDGADPGVRITDWQTAARDFETTSMRSIGDTPLDGGLIEDSAQVYLAPETDQEFADPVDLDLFGLGAVAYLILTGEAPAPQRSALIERLTAEGGLHPYAVADGLSDSLDALIYRATRAEVVDRLPSADRFLDLLDEAEQQAATPDQPATVEADPLTAVPGQPVDEVWTVKRVLGTGATARALLVERVIEELAGPDDKTIVQERVFKVALDQDKDSRLYAEANALKTVGGGRIIRLLEEPREIAGHTVLELEYAGETSLGARLRGEGRLTYDQLERYGNDLFIALDQLAAKGVRHRDIKPDNLGLHKRDDGSWELLLFDFSLADASERDITAGTRGYLDPFLGSTRRSLYDDHAERYAAAVTLHEMASGERPIWGDGQSDPRVSEDVELFVAAELFEPGLRDGLTAFFQRALHRDVDRRFDTFKQMEDAWRQVFRAADSAKPATTPATVGTLTATTEEARETAAAAAESTTALDAAGLSPRAVSVANGLGAVTVGELLDVPPHTIARARGAGTLVRRELNRRHKQWTAMLKRPAVTSERRATPLESELSATLTAGPQDEARLTASESVDSLAARLAPGPARKGNLRPEVVRLTLGLPRAREEGGDLSPLGPWPPQTLIAKHLGSSQPTVSRHHVAAIEEWSATGWITHIRDELVQILAQAGRVMTVQEAAAELRVRHGAGEDTTGRTLAKALAVVRAAADAEALQRGNERDPRLEVLRRGPRVLLALDSLPGTDDPTPQELADYAAALGAAADRMAAEDPLPGRATVVRTLREVPAPEGMTPLADTRLVGLAAVVSQDASASPRLEIYPTALGLARAIRISQAVAGVRREVGISIAELIARVKARFPSLPLPDAPTHIEIEDALVEAGFPLEYDTVRKRFFPAAVEGARWTSSTYTRTSVLVAEARSAVAAGRDPQAVVRARLTASAERGGFLALTLKGAALPGTAEALAAEFGVTPVDFNAEFLAVFRALAEELGTDWSKVLRADAAFTNGGELKPGLRSYVQRVTDRLSEQFTTRAEEAGPRAVLFFHNASLLARYFDGGGHDLLVNLQQAARRPAQLPHGLWWLCPMEDPKQTPSLDGRTVEVVDRATEWTVLDPLFLKALKKGGAGDAR is encoded by the coding sequence GTGACGGCAGCTGGTACGCCGGCGGCGCCCAAGCCCGGGCCGCCGCGCAAGGGGCGTTGGTTCCAGCCTCGTCGGTCCACCCACACCTGGGAGCAGGAAGGACTCGACCACATCCGGCAGTTGATGCCGACGGCGGAGCCCTATCGTGCCTGGGCCACGTTCTCCTTCACCGCCGCCTCCGGGCGCACCAACGAGTGTGACCTCTTCATCGCGGTCCCGGGCGGTCTCTATCTCCTTGAGCTCAAGGGACACCCCGGCCGCGTCGTCAATCACGGAGACACCTGGCAGTTCCATGCAGACAGGGTGCGCACCCTCAGGAACCCGCTGCATCTGACCGACCTCAAGTGCAAAGAACTGAAGGGCCAGTTGGAGCGTGCTGCCCGGTCGATGGGAGTCGACCCGCGCAGTGTCCCCTTCATCAAGCCCGCGGTCTTCCTCCATGACTCCGGTCTGGTCAGCGGACTCGACGAGTTCCAGCGGATCAACGTCTACGGACGCAACGACGGCGCGAGTGGCCTCGGCAGAATCTGGGACGACCTGCTCGGCAAGCCTCCGGAGCGGGAGAGCTGGCGCATCACCCCGCAGTCCGCCCAACTCCTCGAGCAGTTGATGCAGAAGATCGGCATCAGCCACTCCACCGCCCATCTCCGTTTCGGAGACGACTGGAGGCTCGAGCCGAGTGTGCTCGATGCAGGCCCCGGCTGGGAGGACCGTCTCGCGGTTCGCGTCGACGGCCTTGTCCAGGAGGAAGGCCGGGTCCGGATATACCTCGTCGAGCAGATGGCCGGCGAGGCCGCCAGGCGGGCCGCGGACCGGGCCGCTCGGCGCGAGTACCAGGTGCTGCAGGGCATCACCCATCGAGGTATCGCCCAGGCCGCCCAGATCCACCAGCATCAGGGCGGGCCGGCGATCCTGTTCCGCCACCGCCACTCCGATCTGCGGCTCGACGCCTATCTGGCTGCGTACGGGGGCAAGCTCACCCCAGAGGTCCGGCTCGACCTGGTGCGCCAGCTTGCCGAGGCACTCCGCTACGCCCACAACCGGTCGCTCTATCACCGGGCATTGTCCGCACGCTCGGTGTACGTCTCGGCCAAGGAGGACGGCGCCGACCCTGGCGTGCGCATCACCGACTGGCAGACCGCCGCCCGTGACTTCGAGACCACGTCGATGCGCTCGATCGGAGACACACCGCTCGACGGAGGACTGATTGAAGACTCCGCCCAGGTCTATCTGGCACCGGAGACCGATCAGGAATTCGCTGACCCTGTCGATCTGGACCTCTTCGGGCTTGGCGCCGTCGCCTACCTGATCCTCACGGGAGAGGCGCCCGCACCGCAGCGCAGCGCCCTGATCGAAAGGCTGACCGCCGAGGGCGGACTGCATCCGTACGCCGTGGCCGACGGACTCTCGGACAGCCTTGACGCCCTGATCTACCGGGCCACCCGCGCCGAGGTCGTGGACCGGCTGCCGTCCGCCGACCGCTTCCTCGACCTTCTCGACGAAGCCGAGCAGCAGGCGGCGACTCCGGACCAGCCTGCGACCGTGGAGGCCGATCCCCTGACGGCTGTCCCGGGCCAGCCCGTGGACGAGGTCTGGACGGTCAAGCGGGTACTGGGAACCGGCGCCACCGCGCGGGCCCTGTTGGTCGAGCGAGTGATCGAGGAGCTCGCCGGGCCCGACGACAAGACCATCGTCCAGGAACGAGTCTTCAAGGTCGCGCTCGACCAGGACAAGGACTCCCGGCTGTACGCGGAGGCGAACGCACTCAAGACGGTGGGCGGGGGCCGAATCATCCGGCTGCTCGAGGAGCCGCGAGAGATCGCCGGCCATACCGTTCTGGAGCTCGAGTACGCGGGGGAGACCTCCCTGGGCGCGCGACTGCGCGGCGAAGGACGGCTTACCTACGATCAGTTGGAGCGGTACGGCAACGACCTGTTCATCGCGCTCGACCAGCTTGCCGCCAAGGGTGTTCGCCACCGCGACATCAAGCCGGACAACCTGGGTCTGCACAAGCGCGACGACGGCTCGTGGGAACTGTTGTTGTTCGACTTCTCGCTGGCTGATGCCTCCGAGCGGGACATCACCGCCGGAACCCGCGGCTACCTCGACCCGTTCCTCGGCAGCACCCGTCGCTCGCTCTACGACGATCACGCCGAGCGGTACGCGGCCGCCGTGACGCTGCACGAGATGGCCTCCGGCGAGCGGCCCATCTGGGGAGACGGTCAAAGCGATCCTCGCGTGAGCGAGGACGTGGAACTGTTCGTCGCTGCAGAGCTGTTCGAACCCGGACTGCGTGACGGACTCACCGCGTTCTTCCAGCGGGCCCTGCACCGCGATGTCGACCGTCGCTTCGACACCTTCAAGCAGATGGAGGACGCCTGGCGTCAGGTCTTCCGTGCCGCCGACTCCGCCAAGCCGGCCACCACCCCGGCCACCGTGGGCACCCTGACGGCAACCACGGAGGAAGCCCGGGAGACGGCAGCGGCGGCAGCAGAGTCGACCACAGCCTTGGACGCGGCCGGACTCTCCCCGCGAGCAGTCTCCGTCGCAAACGGGCTGGGCGCGGTGACAGTCGGCGAACTCCTCGACGTTCCTCCACACACCATCGCCCGTGCGCGAGGCGCGGGCACGCTTGTACGCAGGGAACTGAACCGGCGCCACAAGCAGTGGACTGCGATGCTCAAGCGCCCGGCTGTGACGTCGGAGCGCCGCGCAACTCCGCTGGAATCCGAGCTTTCTGCCACCCTGACCGCTGGGCCACAGGACGAAGCACGGCTGACTGCCTCCGAGTCGGTCGACTCCCTGGCGGCCCGACTCGCTCCAGGCCCTGCAAGGAAGGGCAACCTGCGCCCTGAGGTCGTAAGGCTGACTCTGGGGCTGCCCCGTGCCAGGGAGGAGGGAGGCGACCTCTCTCCTCTCGGCCCGTGGCCGCCGCAGACGCTGATCGCCAAGCATCTCGGCAGTAGCCAGCCCACCGTTTCCCGGCACCACGTCGCGGCGATCGAGGAGTGGTCCGCCACGGGGTGGATCACGCACATCCGTGACGAGCTGGTGCAGATTCTCGCCCAGGCGGGCCGTGTGATGACGGTCCAGGAAGCCGCGGCCGAGCTTCGCGTACGTCATGGCGCCGGCGAGGACACCACTGGCCGAACGCTGGCGAAGGCGCTCGCCGTCGTCCGTGCCGCGGCGGACGCCGAGGCACTGCAGCGAGGCAACGAGCGAGACCCGCGCCTCGAAGTGCTGCGCCGGGGGCCCCGCGTTCTTCTCGCCCTCGACTCCCTTCCCGGCACCGACGACCCCACCCCACAGGAGCTGGCCGACTACGCCGCGGCACTCGGTGCCGCCGCCGACCGGATGGCCGCCGAGGACCCACTGCCGGGCCGGGCCACGGTCGTACGGACCCTGCGCGAGGTACCTGCACCGGAGGGCATGACTCCGCTGGCCGACACCCGTCTGGTGGGGCTGGCGGCCGTGGTCTCGCAGGACGCCTCGGCATCGCCGCGCCTGGAGATCTACCCCACGGCGCTCGGCCTGGCCCGTGCCATTCGCATCTCCCAGGCTGTAGCCGGTGTCCGCCGCGAAGTCGGCATCTCCATCGCTGAGCTCATCGCCCGGGTCAAGGCACGCTTCCCCTCCCTGCCCCTACCGGACGCTCCCACGCACATCGAGATCGAGGATGCGCTTGTCGAGGCGGGATTCCCGCTGGAGTACGACACCGTCCGCAAACGCTTCTTCCCTGCGGCGGTCGAGGGGGCGCGCTGGACCAGCTCCACCTACACGCGTACGAGCGTGCTCGTCGCGGAAGCGCGTTCGGCGGTGGCCGCGGGCCGCGATCCGCAGGCCGTTGTGCGCGCCAGACTGACTGCGTCTGCCGAGCGCGGAGGCTTTCTCGCCCTCACGCTCAAGGGGGCGGCGCTGCCCGGCACGGCGGAAGCTCTGGCAGCGGAGTTCGGTGTGACTCCTGTTGATTTCAACGCCGAGTTCCTTGCGGTCTTCCGGGCACTGGCCGAAGAGCTGGGGACCGACTGGTCCAAGGTCCTGCGTGCGGATGCCGCCTTCACCAACGGTGGCGAGCTGAAGCCCGGCCTGCGCTCCTACGTGCAGCGGGTCACGGATCGACTGTCGGAGCAGTTCACCACACGCGCCGAGGAAGCCGGCCCCAGGGCGGTGCTCTTCTTCCACAACGCAAGCCTGTTGGCACGCTACTTCGACGGCGGCGGACACGACCTGTTGGTGAACCTCCAGCAGGCTGCGCGGCGCCCGGCGCAGCTCCCGCATGGGCTGTGGTGGCTTTGCCCCATGGAGGATCCGAAGCAGACGCCGTCGTTGGACGGACGCACGGTCGAAGTGGTCGACCGGGCCACCGAGTGGACGGTGCTCGACCCGCTGTTCCTGAAGGCACTCAAGAAGGGGGGCGCGGGCGACGCACGCTGA
- a CDS encoding DUF2075 domain-containing protein, with the protein MLRDTASNAAAQGLNGTLSLRLTEQFVHDHGHQPSAAEVRSWERSLPALMSVLLEAGLHDVTVLLEYGLPLTSKRADAVLAGMHPRTGEPSYVVIELKQWSQAEPEDEEPLLCRVDAYTRPVLNPIEQVRGYCDYLVSFNGALGDHPERIAGAAYLHNATEFGISGLTEVGISERGRLFSEERRGEFITFLQSRLAPFSGAAAADELLAGKIGPSKQLMAVAAQEVREREQFVLLDEQRVAYETVMRAVRHAAQADRKNVVVVTGGPGTGKSVIALSLLGELYRQGRPALHATGSQSFTKTMRKVAGARKREVQDLFKYFNSFMTAERNALDVIVCDEAHRMRKTSANRYTPANQRSDRPQVDELIDAARVPVFLLDEHQIVRPGEMGNVDQIRAAASAKGLSCTVIPLDSQFRCGGSDAYLRWVLRLLGLASGGPVVWDPDDKMQLMVADTPDEMEAFLESKRDQGYGARMSAGYCWKWTKETAPGHPLPADVVIGDWERPWNVFGDRAVGGAPPSALWATDPAGFGQVGCVYTAQGFEYDWSGVILGPDLVWRDGGWVTDRTQSKDPAFKRSTPDADVDLLIRNTYKVLLTRGMIGTVVYSTDEQTRAKLRELI; encoded by the coding sequence TTGCTTCGTGATACCGCCTCCAACGCCGCAGCTCAGGGTCTGAACGGAACGCTGTCCCTGCGACTGACGGAACAGTTCGTGCACGACCACGGGCACCAGCCCAGTGCGGCCGAGGTGCGGTCGTGGGAACGCAGCCTGCCCGCCTTGATGAGCGTGCTGCTCGAAGCGGGACTTCACGATGTGACGGTGCTCCTGGAGTACGGGCTGCCCCTGACCAGCAAAAGAGCCGACGCCGTCCTGGCGGGCATGCACCCGAGGACGGGCGAGCCGTCCTACGTCGTCATCGAGCTCAAGCAGTGGAGTCAGGCGGAGCCTGAGGACGAGGAACCCCTCCTGTGCCGCGTCGATGCCTACACGCGCCCCGTTCTCAACCCCATCGAGCAGGTGCGCGGCTACTGCGACTACCTCGTCTCGTTCAACGGAGCGCTCGGTGATCACCCCGAGCGCATAGCGGGAGCCGCGTATCTCCACAACGCCACCGAGTTCGGCATCTCTGGGCTCACGGAGGTCGGTATAAGTGAGCGCGGGAGGCTGTTCAGCGAAGAACGCCGCGGCGAATTCATCACTTTCCTCCAGTCACGGCTGGCACCCTTCAGCGGCGCCGCTGCCGCCGACGAGCTGCTCGCCGGCAAGATCGGCCCTTCCAAGCAACTGATGGCCGTCGCCGCTCAAGAGGTCCGCGAGCGTGAGCAGTTCGTACTCTTGGACGAACAGCGGGTTGCATACGAAACGGTCATGCGCGCGGTTCGCCACGCCGCGCAGGCGGACCGCAAGAACGTCGTGGTGGTCACCGGCGGACCGGGGACGGGCAAGAGCGTCATCGCCCTCTCCCTGCTCGGCGAGTTGTACCGCCAGGGACGGCCGGCCCTGCACGCGACGGGATCCCAGTCGTTCACGAAGACGATGCGCAAGGTCGCCGGCGCGCGGAAACGTGAAGTGCAGGATCTCTTCAAGTACTTCAACAGCTTCATGACTGCTGAGCGCAACGCACTCGACGTCATCGTCTGCGACGAGGCTCATCGCATGCGCAAGACATCGGCGAATCGTTACACCCCTGCGAACCAGCGAAGCGATCGGCCGCAGGTGGACGAACTGATCGACGCCGCCCGCGTTCCGGTGTTCCTCCTCGACGAGCACCAGATCGTTCGGCCGGGCGAGATGGGCAACGTCGACCAGATCCGCGCGGCCGCCTCCGCAAAGGGTCTGTCCTGCACGGTCATTCCTCTGGACAGCCAGTTCCGGTGTGGTGGCAGCGACGCCTACCTCCGCTGGGTACTGCGACTTCTGGGTCTGGCGTCGGGTGGGCCTGTGGTGTGGGATCCGGACGACAAGATGCAGCTCATGGTGGCTGACACTCCCGACGAGATGGAGGCGTTCCTCGAGAGCAAGAGGGACCAGGGGTACGGCGCTCGCATGTCTGCCGGCTACTGCTGGAAATGGACGAAGGAGACGGCTCCAGGCCATCCTCTTCCCGCCGACGTGGTCATTGGCGACTGGGAGCGACCGTGGAACGTCTTCGGCGATCGCGCGGTGGGCGGCGCGCCGCCCTCGGCCCTGTGGGCCACCGATCCCGCCGGCTTCGGACAAGTCGGTTGTGTCTACACCGCCCAGGGCTTCGAGTACGACTGGAGCGGGGTCATCCTCGGTCCCGACCTGGTCTGGCGGGACGGTGGCTGGGTGACGGACCGTACGCAGTCGAAGGACCCGGCCTTCAAGCGATCTACACCTGACGCCGATGTCGATCTCCTCATCCGCAACACCTACAAGGTCCTGCTGACGCGCGGCATGATCGGCACAGTCGTCTACTCCACAGACGAGCAGACCAGGGCGAAGTTGCGCGAGCTCATCTGA
- a CDS encoding aspartate/glutamate racemase family protein: MLVNPNTSVTTTAMMTALARRTLGPAVPVHGLTVARGPRMLTDPASLAAAAPEVLATGRRALATRDCAALIVAAFGDPGIDELRALARVPVVGIGEAALLEASAGGRPFGIATTTPLLAGAIARRVAHLGLADRYTGLRLTDDDPELLARDPESLRESLARAVRDCVVRDGARAVVIGGGPLGEAAESLRARFSTPVIAPIPAACRRLADLGVTRVASTTP, translated from the coding sequence GTGCTCGTCAACCCCAACACCTCCGTGACCACGACGGCGATGATGACCGCGCTCGCGCGGCGGACGCTCGGCCCGGCGGTCCCCGTCCACGGCCTGACCGTGGCACGCGGCCCCCGCATGCTGACCGACCCGGCGTCGCTCGCGGCCGCGGCCCCCGAAGTGCTCGCGACCGGCCGCCGGGCGCTGGCGACACGCGACTGCGCGGCCCTGATCGTGGCGGCGTTCGGCGACCCGGGGATCGACGAACTGCGCGCTCTGGCAAGGGTCCCGGTCGTGGGCATCGGCGAGGCCGCCCTCCTGGAGGCGTCCGCGGGAGGCCGTCCCTTCGGCATCGCGACGACGACACCCCTCCTCGCGGGCGCGATCGCGCGCCGGGTCGCCCACCTCGGCCTCGCCGACCGGTACACCGGCCTCCGCCTGACGGACGACGACCCCGAACTCCTCGCCCGCGACCCCGAGTCGCTGCGCGAGAGCCTGGCCCGGGCCGTCAGAGACTGCGTCGTACGGGACGGAGCGCGGGCGGTCGTCATCGGCGGCGGCCCTCTGGGCGAGGCGGCCGAGTCCCTCCGCGCCCGCTTCTCGACCCCGGTGATCGCACCGATCCCGGCTGCCTGCCGCAGACTCGCGGACCTCGGCGTGACGCGGGTCGCCTCCACCACCCCCTGA